The following proteins come from a genomic window of Sardina pilchardus chromosome 1, fSarPil1.1, whole genome shotgun sequence:
- the LOC134087240 gene encoding microfibril-associated glycoprotein 4-like — protein MLQCLIALLLPLVVNSHPVGRSLLPLDCEDIYQNGSVHNGVYTIYPTTADKPVEVYCDMGCTEDENHEDGQWTVIQRRMDGTVNFYRPWNHYKRGFGNKNGEYWLGLENIFRLTWRGKYELRVDMEDWERGSVYAHYPAFSIDSEDEGYTLRLSGYVDGGAGDSLQRVNGMKFSTHDKDQDISGNNCAEMYHGGFWYNNCHYANPNGLYKGKGRVASYTGIMWYHWKGIYYSLKSITMKIKRVSLSVE, from the exons ATG CTCCAATGCCTCATAGCTCTTTTGCTCCCCCTGGTGGTGAACTCACACCCCGTCGGTCGAAGTCTGCTGCCCTTGGACTGTGAGGACATCTACCAAAATGGGTCAGTGCATAACGGGGTTTACACCATCTACCCGACAACAGCCGACAAGCCTGTGGAGGTGTACTGTGACATGGGGTGTACAGAGGACGAGAACCACGAGGACGGGCAGTGGACG GTGATCCAAAGAAGAATGGATGGCACTGTAAACTTCTACCGGCCCTGGAATCACTACAAGAGGGGCTTTGGGAACAAGAACGGCGAGTACTGGCTCG GTCTGGAGAATATTTTCAGACTCACCTGGAGAGGTAAGTACGAGCTGCGGGTGGACATGGAGGACTGGGAGAGAGGCAGCGTCTACGCCCACTATCCGGCCTTCTCCATCGACTCGGAAGATGAGGGCTACACACTTCGCTTGAGCGGATACGTCGATGGTGGAGCGG GTGATTCTCTGCAACGAGTGAATGGGATGAAGTTCTCAACCCACGACAAAGATCAAGACATTTCTGGCAACAACTGTGCAGAGATGTACCATGGTGGCTTTTGGTATAACAACTGCCATTACGCTAACCCTAATGGGTTGTACAAAGGGAAGGGACGAGTGGCAAGCTATACAGGAATCATGTGGTACCACTGGAAAGGCATTTATTACTCTCTGAAGTCCATCACGATGAAAATCAAGagggtgtctttgtccgtggaGTGA